A region of the Acidobacteriota bacterium genome:
CAGCAAAACGTGGCGGCCTTCAATGGTGCGTTCGACGCCGGGTATCAGCACCAGCCCGCGTTCGGCGGCGTACGGCATGAAGCGCCGAAGGTCCAGCTGACGTTCGTGCAGCGTAATCGCCAGCGCGTCGTAGCCGAGCGTGACCGCGCGGTCGATCAACGCGGCCGTGGTGTGAGGAATGCGGTCAACGGGATCGTCGGCGGTATGGGTATGGAGTTCAACCTTCAACATGGCGTCGACCCTTTCTTCGGGGGCCGGTGCGCTGACGCGGTTTGCCTCCCACGACATCTGGTAAAGCAACAACGGTTCCAGCAACGCGGGGCCGCTCTTAGGCCCAAAGTCGGCCGGCAGCCATGGCAAGCGGCGCGGATGTCTGCCTCGGGAGAGACAAAAGATCCCCACTCCCTTCGATGCCCACCCGGCGGCGGCGCGATTACGGAGCGAAGCTCGACAGCTGCGCGACCGTCTTGGCGTCGAGCCGCGTCAGCACCTGAAGCAACAACTCCACCGCGCGATCGAAATCCGTCCGTTGAATCACGCCGGTGTGGCCGTGCAGGTACCTGGTCGGCACCGTCATATTGACCGTGGCGCGTCCGGTGTCATACCGCTGAATCTCAGCGCCATCCTCACCGTACCCGGTGAGCACGTTCGGCTGCAGCGGGATGCGCGCTTGCTGGGCGACGTCGAAAAAGAAATCGCGGAACTTGCGGTTGGGAATCATCGAGCTGTCGAGCAGGAAAATGCCCGGCCCGCCGCCCAGCCGCTCCTGCGCCTGGGTCGGCCCGATCGCCGGGTAATCAGCCGACACCCCCGCCTCGATCGAGATGCCGATGTCGGGCCGCGCCTTGTCGACCGCAGTTTGCGCCCCGCGCAACCCGATCTCCTCCTGCGTGGTCGCGACCCAGATGATCTGCGCCGGCAAGGTGAGACCCTCGCTGCGGATGCGGCGCGCCGCCGCGATCATCACGCCGAGTCCAACCCGGTCGTCCCAGGCCTTGCCCGCATACCGGCCATTGGCCATCACCGCAAATTCGCTCTGGGGCGCGATGCCGTCGCCCGGACGAATCCCCATGCGTTCGACCTCTTCGCGAGACAACGCGCCGACGTCGAGGAACGTGTCTTCGAGCGACCAGACGCTCGTGCGTTGTGCCGGGGGCAGGACGTGCGTGGTGCGCAGGCCGCTGACCGCCATCACGGGACCATTGCGGCCGAGGATCGTCCACCGCTGATCGGGGAGGGCCTGATCGAGCACGCCGCCGAGCGTCTTCACGCGGATGAATCCGTCTGGGGTGATGTATTGGACCATCAGGCCGACTTCATCCATGTGCGCGGTCACCATCACGCGCGGCCCGGTGGTATTGCCGGGCAATGTGGCATGCACCGATCCGAGTCCGTCGTAATCAATCGCGGCGCCAACCGCGTTGAACTCGTTGACGACGATGCGGCGGACGTCTTCTTCGAACGCTGATGGGCCTGGGGCCTCCGACAGCGCCTTGAGCAGCTGTGCGGTGGCGTCGAGCGGCGGCGGGACCTGGGCGGCCCCGGCCGCGGCGAGCGCCATCATGCCTCCAGCGACAAGAACCCCGACACGAGAAACGGTGCGCATAAATCCTCCAAGGGTGTGGTCAGACGACGGTGACGATAGCACCGATAGCGCCTTGTCAGACCTTCGGCCTGCGGGACATCGCCGCGCGCGCCCCGATCAGCGCACCGAGCACGTTCGCGACGAGGTCGGTCACGGATGGAAACCGCCCGTGGCTGAAAAGCTGGGATGCCTCCGTCAGACCCGAGAGCAACAGCGCCCACGCCAGGGTGCGCCACAGCACCCCTCTCCGGGTGGGCTGCGTCCATGCGAACAAAGCGCCGAACGGCACGTAGAGGATCACGTTGCTCGCGATCTCCAGGAGCCTGACGGGCGGGGAGACGAAAGGGATCCACTGGACACTGCCCCAGTGAAGGTGGTCCTGGAAACTCCGCCAGGGCACCACCATCCACAGGATGACCAGGATCCACAGCACGAGCATGCCCCGCATGAGCGGGCGGATTCCCATCACGCGATCGTAGCAGGACGATGTTGAACAGGGGTGACTGCGAAATTCTCCCCACGTGATCTGCCCCAGAGTCGGATACGGCCCACTATGTTTCCGAAACACCCAGCGCAATAGGGATTATCGGCGGGAATCGTAGGGAGTCCCTGCGGCGCGTTATTTGCACTCGAACACGAGGGGAAGGCCGGCCCACGTGAGCTTCATCTGAACGGCCTTCACTCTCGCTCGGGACAGTCCCATGAACACCGTGTCGCGCCGTCGTTTTCTCAAGCTCTCGGCCGGAACCGTCGCCGTTGCTGGGGGCACCGCCGGGCTGTGGAGCCTGGCATCGGATGCGAAGGGCGCAACCACCGAGGCCCGCGAAGTCGCAACGATCTGCAATGTCTGCTTCTGGAAGTGTGGCGCGATTGCAACCGTCCGGGACGGCCGCCTCTGGAAGATCTCCGGCAACCCCCACGACCCCTTGAGCCGCGGCCGCCTGTGTCCGCGAGGCACGGGAGGCATCGGCACCAACTTCGACACCGACCGGCTTCGTGCACCCCTTGTCCGGGTTGGGCCGCGCGGCGAAGAACGGTGGCAGGAAGTGACGTGGGACGAAGCCATCCAGCACATCGCTGATCGGATGGCGAAGATCAAGACCGATTACGGCCCCGAGGCGATGGCGTTCTTCAGCCACGGCATCGGCGGCAACTTCCTCAAGCACACGATGGCCGCGTTTGGTTCTCCCAACACGGCTGCCCCCTCCTTCGCGCAGTGCCGGGGCCCCAGAGATGTCGGCTTCGAGCTGACGTTCGGAGACCAGCCTGGCTCTCCCGAACGCACCGACATCGAGAACGCGCGGTGCCTGGTATTGATCGGGAGCCATCTGGGCGAGAACATGCACAACACTCAGGTGCAGGAGTTCGCGGCGGCGGTGGATCGCGGCGCGACGGTGATCGTGGTCGACCCGAGGTTTTCAGTGGCGGCGAGCAAGGCCAAACACTACCTCCCGATCAAGCCCGGGACCGACCTGGCACTGGTGCTCGCATGGATGCACACGTTGGTGGCCGAGAAGCTGTACGACGCCAGCTACGTGGAGCAGTACGGGCACGGCTTCGATCAGTTCCGGGAGGCGATCGCCGACAACACGCCGGAGTGGGCCGCCGCCATCACCGGGCTGTCGCCGGAGGCAATCCGCGAGACCGCGCGGGAAATGGGACGGCACCGCCCGGCCACGCTGGTGCATCCGGGCCGACGCGCGAACTGGTACGGCGACGATGCCCAACGTTCGCGGGCGGTCGCACTGCTGAACGCCTTGCTCGGGAGTTGGGGGCGCAAGGGCGGGTTTTACACGCCGGCGATTATGCCGATCCCCGACTACCCGTATCCCGACTATCCAACGCCGGGACGGCCCAAGGTGGACAACCCCGGGCACCGGTACCCATTCGCCACAGAGGCGATCACGACCGGGATTCGGAACGCGACAATCACTGGTGAGCCGTACCCGATCAAGGGCTGGCTCGTCTATGCGACGAACCTGCTCCAATCACTGCCGTCGAAAGACGAGACGCTCCGGGCAATCCAGAATCTCGACCTGCTCGTGGTGGTGGATTTGGTGCCGAGCGAAATTGCCGGCTGGGCGGATGTCGTCCTGCCGGAGGCCGGGTACCTGGAGCGGTACGACGACCTGCATGTCGGGCCGTTCAAGCGGCCGTTCGTCGGCTTGCGCCAACCCGTCGTGGATCCGCCGCACGGGCAGAAACCGAACTGGTGGATTGCCAAGCGCCTGGCCGAGAAGCTCGGGCTTGGTGCGTACTTTCCCTGGGATCACATCGAACAGTACCTACGCTACCGCGTCGAGGAGGCCGGGCTCAACTGGGAGGAACTCAAGGCCAAGGGCGTGATTGTCGGCGAGGAGGAACCCCTCTACTTCGAGGACGGGGCGGCCGCAGAGTTCGACACGCCGTCGACCAAGATCGAGTTCTACTCGGACCAACTCGCCACCGCCGGCTTCGATCCGGTGCCCCGGTTTACACCGCCGCAGGAGCCGCCCGCGGGGTCGTACCGGCTGTTGTTTGGTCGCTCGCCCGTGCACACCTTCGCGAGCACCCAGACCAACCCGTTGTTGATGGATCTCGTGGGGGAGAACGTCCTCTGGCTCAACCAGGCAGAAGCCCGGCGTCTCGGGATCGCCAATAGCGCCGTGGTTCGCCTCCGCAACCAGGACGGGGTGCTGAGCGAACCGATCCGCGTGAAGGTGACGCAACGTATCCGGCCCGACTGCGTGTACATGGTCCACGGGTTCGGCACCACCGCCAAGGGGATGACACGCGCCTTCGGCAGAGGCGCCAGCACCGCACAGCTGGTAACCCGTTATGCCACCGACCCCCTCATGGGCGGCACTGCGGTCAACGTCAACTTCGTCACGATCGAGCCGTCGCAAGGGGGCAACTGACATGCGCTACGCGATGGCGATTGATACCAGGCTGTGCGTCGGGTGCATGAACTGCGTAGTGGCCTGCAAGAACGAAAACCAGGTGCCTGAGGGCTATTGCCGCGACTGGATCACGGAAACCGTTCGCGGGGAATTCCCCGACCTCAGGCTCGAGATTCGGTCGGAGCGATGCAACCACTGCGACCGGCCCCCGTGCGTGTCCTGCTGCCCGACCGGAGCGAGTTACCGGCGCGAGGACGGCATCGTGCTGGTGGACAAATCCAAATGCATCGGGTGCAAGGCATGCATGGCCGCCTGCCCGTACGATGCGCGTTTCGTGCACCCGGACGGCTACATCAGCAAGTGCACATTCTGCCACCATCTGGTGGACCAGGGACAGGACCCGGCGTGCGTATCGTCGTGCCCGACGCGCTGCATGCACTTTGGCGACGTCGACGATCCCGACAGCGCCATCAGTCGCCTGCTGCGTCGTCGCGCACACCACACGCTCCTGCCGGACACGGGCTGTGGGCCCCACTGCTTCTTCCTCGTTTAACTCGTCATGCCTTATTCCTTTTTACTGGAGCATACGTCGATGACAAGCACGCTTCGTTCCCTCACCGTGCTGACCTTCGCCTTCTGGCTCGTGGGCACGTCCACGGCCCAGGCGCAGGTCGAGATCAATGCCAACATGCTGACGCTGCGGATTCAGCTCACCGGCCAGCTGCTCGCCGAGCACACCGACTACGGCGGCGGCAAGGACGCCCTCGACGATCGCACCGATCTCCGGTTTGCGCGGTTCCGGATCACGTTTACCGGCATGTACGACGACACCTACGGCTTCCATCTGAACACCCAGAGCGCCTTGGGCACCACCAAGGCGGGGATCACGGGCCACACCGTGGCGGCCCAGCAAACCGACGCGAACGACGGCAACATCCGGCTGCACGACGCCTATTTCATCGCCAATTTCAACGACCACCTGAACTTCAAGATCGGATTGACCAAGATCCCGATGACCCGGGGCAACCTCGACGGCTGCTTCGATCCGCTGGGCATCGACCGGTCGCTCTTCGCCTTTACCGGCTACGGCACGGTGCCGATGAAGGCCAGCCGGGACATGGGGGTCAGTCTCTGGGGCAAGGCCGCCGGCGGCCGTTCGGTGTACCAGATCGCCGTATTCCAGGGCCGCGAGGGCTTCGCGCGTAGCACCCACCCGTTCACCGGGGCCACGGTCACCTCGACCCCGACGCCGTCGAACTCCCTGTTCTACGTTGGCCGCGTGCACTACTCATTCCTTGAAATCGAATCTGAGAGCTCCGGGTACGAGGGTTCGTACCTCGGCGACCTCAAAGTCTTGACGATCGGTGGGGGCTTCGGATACGAGGCGGACGCGATCTACAAGAACGTGACGGCGGCTGGTGTCATCCAGAACGACGAGACTGTCGACCACAAGGCCTACACCGTTGACCTCATGTTCGAGTACCCGACCAAGGCCGGCACCTACACGGTAACGTCCGCCTACCTCAAGAAGCACTTCGACGACGTCCACAAGACCAACCTGAGCGGCGGCGATCGCATTACCACCTACGGCGGCCTCAACGGGCAGAAGGAGGGCTGGCACGTCCGGGCCGGCTACCTGCTGCCAGTGAAGGTTGGCAAGGAAGGCAAGGTCCAGCCCTACGGGTACTACGAGAAGTTCGACCTGGCCGCGATCACCGGGGTGAACGAGCAGACCATCACCCAGAAGGCCGCCGGCGTCAACTGGTACATCCGCGGCCAGAACGTCCGGTTCACCGCCGAATACCAGCGCAACGAGTTCGCGAAGCCGCAGGGATTCCAGGGCGGCCGGTTGAACGCTTCCAGCCAGCCGATCGACCTGTTCTCGAAGAACTCCTCGTTCCGCACCATGTTCCAGGTCGCCTTCTAAGTCGAGCCGAGGCAACCACTGTGAGAGAGGTATCTGCCATGTTCAAGTTCAAGTTCCTGCTCGTTCTCCTTGCCCTGCTCGTCTTCGGGTCGCTGTCGCCCGCCGTGGCGGCCGACGACCCCGTCGGGAAGGTCACATCAATCGATGGCAACATCGTCACCGTCCAGGTCACGGGTGACATGCCCGTCTGGGCGAAAAAGGGCGCCTACCTTCGCACCACGACCATGGAGGGCAAGGTCATCTTCCGAGGCGCGAAGATCACGGCCGTCGAGGGCAACGTGATCACCGTGAACACCGTCAGGGCGAAAGAGAAGACGGTGGGCACGACCTACAAGATCTTCCGCGGCAAGCCGTCGGCTGGCTGCTGATCGCTACGGGGCGGTGAGGCGGGCTGCCCGTCCTCCCCGCTCCGAACACGTCGGGAATAGACGGCGCCACCGAGCGCTTGAAGATGGGTGACATGATGGAGTTCTCCAGCACGCGCAACAACCCGCTGGTCGATCCGCACCTGGGCGTGTGGAGTTGGGAGATCCCAATCTACTTGTTCCTCGGCGGCATCGTGGCCGGCCTGATGATACTTGGCGGGCTGGCGCTGCTTCGCGTGGCCAGAGGCGATGACAGCCGGACGTTCTACTCCTGGCAAGCCCCGCTGCTCGGCTTCGCCCTGATGAACGTCGGGATGCTCGCTCTGCTGCTCGACCTCACGCACCGACTCTACGTCTGGCGTCTCTACACCACGTTTCAGCCGGCGTCGCCCATGTCGTGGGGGGCCTGGATATTGATTCTCGTGTACGTCGTGCTGCTCGCCTCGGCGGTGATCCGGCTCCACGAGTCCTGGCCCTGGCTGGGCCAGGAATTTCCTGTGCTTCAGCGATGGTCCAACACGTTCACCGCCGCGCCCCGGCGGTTGGCTGCGCTCGGATGGGCAAACCTCCTGGTCGGCGCCGCGCTCGGCATCTATACGGGCATCTTGTTGAACACGATGGTTGCGCGCCCGCTGTGGAACAGCGCCATCCTGGCCCCACTGTTTCTGGTGTCCGGGCTGTCCACGGGCGCGGCGGCCCTTCACCTGCTCGAGCCGCTTCAGCGGCGCCTGGCTGCACTCCGCTGGCCGGCACCAGGTCGCCTGCCCGGCCTCTTGCAACAGGTCGGCCCGAATCCACCCGGGCATGGGGCGTCAACCTCGTTGGTGCGGTTGGATCAGGTGTTCGTGGTCATCGAACTGACGATCATCATCCTGTTGATAATCGACCTGTCCACCGGCTCGATTTCCAAGGTGGGCGCCGCCTCGTTGATCGTGTCGGGCCCCTACGCGCTGGCCTTCTGGGTCGGGGTGGTCGCGCTCGGTCTGGTCGTACCGCTGGCGTGGCAGGCGATGATGCTGGTTCGCCCATCGGCACAAAGCGTGGTGCCGGCCCTGCTGGTCCTGGCGGGGGGCTACACGCTTCGCTGGGTCATCGTCAACGCGGGCCAGTTGAGCGCCTTCGTCCCAACGGTCGTCAGCGCGCGCTGATTGGAAGTCTCCCGTCGCCAGGGACCATCCGGCCTCAGCCGGCGTCATACCAGATATGAAAGCCGTCTGGAAGGGCACCATCATCGCCGCGTTCTGGAAGGGCGTGGCAATCCAGCCATGAGGCGGTTCGTCAAAGAGACGCGGATTGCCGCGCCTCCGGCCAAGGTCTTTGGTTTCCACGAGAGCCCGGAAGCGCTGACCTCACTGATTCCGCCGTGGGAAAGCATGCGCGTGGCCGAGTCGAGCGGTTCGCTCGTCCCCGGAAGCCGCGTGGTGCTCAAGGGCCGCGTCGCCGGCATCATCCCGGTGCGCTGGGTGGCCGTGCACACCGCGTATGTGCCGCCACATCTGTTCGCCGATCGCCAGGAATCCGGCCCGTTCGCCATGTGGGAACATCGCCACGAATTCCTCGATGACGGGGCGGGCGGCACGATCCTGCGTGATGAGGTGGACTACGCGCTGCCGCTCGGCGGGTTAGGCCAGTGGATGGCGGGCGGATTCGTCGAGCGACAGATCGCGCGCATGTTCGCGTATCGCCACGAGACGACGAAGCGGATCGTCGAATCGGGCGGTTAGGGGGGCGATTGCTGAGTCCGGGCGCGTCGGATCAGACGACGACGATGTCCAGCAGGTCCGACAAGCCCACGAAGTCGTCTGGGTTCCTGGTGTAAAGCGGTAAGCCGGCGGCGACGGCGGTCGCGGCGATGAACAGGTCCACCGCTCGTCGGCCGCGTGCCTTGCGGCCGGACGCGGTCACGGCGGCGTAAATGCGGCCGTAGGCACGAGCGACTTCCGCGTCCATCGGCAATGGTTCGAAGGTGGCTTCAGATCGTTGAAGTCGGTCTTGCCGCCGGGCGCGCTCGGCAGGATCGGCGGTCGCGTGTGGCCCGGCCGCCAGTTCGGCCATGGTCACGGCTGATACGGCCAGTTCCAGCGGTAGTGCGTCTGCCACGATCTGCTCCAAGTCGATGACGACGGAGGTGTCGATGAGTCCGCGAGGGTGCCGCCGCTCAGCCACGGGGGGTGGGATCCTGATCGACCACGTGATCGAGGTCCTTCCGGAATCGTGCGGCCCGGACGCGCGGCGCGCCAGCGAACGCCGCCACGACCGTCTCGGCGGGTACGAACACCCGCTGTCGTAACGGGATCAACTCGCCAACCGGGACGCCGTTCCGGGTGACGATGAAGGACTTGCCGCGGTCCAAGTCGCGCATGACCCGCCCGCTGTCGTTGCGGAGCTCGCGCTGGGTGATCTGCCGGCTCATGACCAATCGTAGCACAGATGCTACACATCGTCCGATCCCGGGATCGGAATCATCGAATCACCAGATCACGAGATCGCAAATCATCTCTTACCGGAACTGCCCCATCAGCTTCTGCAGTGCATCGTTGCCCGGGCAGAGTTGGGCGTGCGGCAGGTTGTAAAGCGAGCCGGGCACCGTTTCGTTCTGGTCGTGCACGTCCTTCGAGTCCGGCGAGATGTAGAGCAGGCCGGTGACGACCTCGCCCTTGCGCTGGTGATCGCGAATGTGCGCGTAGGCGGCGTCGCGGTTGGTCGGGTCGTAGTCCTTCGCCAGCTTGCGAAACTTCACCCAGCTGCCGTCGTGCATCATCACGTTCTTCAGCGAACCCTCTTGATACTCGGCGCTGATCTCCTCGGCGGGCGGCACGAAGTCGGCCTGCACCACCTCCACCGTGTGCTCGCGCGTGTAGGCGTAGCTCTTGGTCGAGCCGTCGTGGTCGTTGAAGGTCACGCAGGGGGAGATGATGTCGATGAACGCGAAGCCGCGGTGGGCCAGGCCGGCCTGGATGATCGGCACCAGCTGCGCCTTGTCGCCCGAAAAGCTGCGGGCGACGAACGTGGCGCCGAGCGTGAGCGCCAGCAGCGCGCTGTCGATCGCCTGCATCTGGTTCGCCTCGCCCTTCTTGGCGGTCGATCCCGGGTCGGCCGACGCCGAGAACTGCCCCTTCGTCAAGCCGTACACGCCGTTGTTCTCGAGCATGTACAGCATGTTCAGGTTGCGGCGAATCGCGTGGCACAGTTGCCCTAAACCAATAGAGAGCGAATCCCCATCGCCCGACACGCCGATCATGATCAGGTCGCCGTTGGCCGCGTTGGCGCCGGTCGCCACGGCCGGCATGCGGCCGTGAACGCTGTTGAAGCCGTGCGCCTCGCGCAGGAAGTAGGCCGGCGTCTTCGACGAGCAGCCAATGCCAGACAGCTTGGCCACCTTGTGCGGCGGAATGCTCAGTTCCCAGAACGCCTGGATGACGGCGGCGGTGATCGAGTCGTGCCCGCAACCGGCGCACAACGTGGTGATCGCGCCCTCGTAGTCGCGGCGGGTCAGCCCGATTTCGTTTTTCTTGAGCGAAGGATGGTGGACCTTGGGTTTCGCAATATACGTCATGCCGCCTTCTCCAACTTCGCCTTCACGCCGCTAATCACATGGTGCGCGCTCATCGGGAAGCCCGCGTAGTAGCGCACGGACTCCAGTTTCTCGAGGTGCACGCCGGTGTCGAGCATCAGCAGGCTCCGCAGTTGCGCGTCGCGATTCTGCTCGACCACGAAATTCACCTCGTGCTGATCGAGGAACTGCTTGACCTCATCGGCGAACGGAAAGCCTCGGACGCGCAGGTAGTTCAGCTTGATGCCGTCCTTGGCGAGCAAATCCATGGCCTCGATGCACGCCGCGTGACAGCCGCCCACCGTCACCAGACCCATGGTCGCGCCCGGGGTCGCCTTCATGAACGGCGCCGGCACCGCCTTCGCGGCTCCCTGCACCTTGCGGGCAATGCGGTCGAGCACTTCCTGGTACTCGTCGCCGTCCTCGGTGTAGCCGCCGAGCTTGTTGTGACCCGAGCCGCGCGTGAAATACGCGCCCTTGGGGTGCACGCCCGGCAGCGAGCGCTGCGGGATGCCGTCGCCATCCACGTCCAGGTAGCGATAGAAGCTCTTGGCCTTCTCGAGGTCCTCGGCCGACAGCACCTTGCCGCGATCGGGTTGATAACTGTCATCCCAGGTGAGCTTCGGCACCATCCAGTCGTTCATGCCGATGTCGAGGTCGCTCACCAGGAACACCGGCGTCTGGAAGCGCTCGGCCAGGTCGAAGGCCTTCGCCGACATCTCGAACGCCTCACGCG
Encoded here:
- a CDS encoding M42 family metallopeptidase, with translation MMALAAAGAAQVPPPLDATAQLLKALSEAPGPSAFEEDVRRIVVNEFNAVGAAIDYDGLGSVHATLPGNTTGPRVMVTAHMDEVGLMVQYITPDGFIRVKTLGGVLDQALPDQRWTILGRNGPVMAVSGLRTTHVLPPAQRTSVWSLEDTFLDVGALSREEVERMGIRPGDGIAPQSEFAVMANGRYAGKAWDDRVGLGVMIAAARRIRSEGLTLPAQIIWVATTQEEIGLRGAQTAVDKARPDIGISIEAGVSADYPAIGPTQAQERLGGGPGIFLLDSSMIPNRKFRDFFFDVAQQARIPLQPNVLTGYGEDGAEIQRYDTGRATVNMTVPTRYLHGHTGVIQRTDFDRAVELLLQVLTRLDAKTVAQLSSFAP
- a CDS encoding VanZ family protein, which gives rise to MGIRPLMRGMLVLWILVILWMVVPWRSFQDHLHWGSVQWIPFVSPPVRLLEIASNVILYVPFGALFAWTQPTRRGVLWRTLAWALLLSGLTEASQLFSHGRFPSVTDLVANVLGALIGARAAMSRRPKV
- a CDS encoding molybdopterin-dependent oxidoreductase, whose translation is MNTVSRRRFLKLSAGTVAVAGGTAGLWSLASDAKGATTEAREVATICNVCFWKCGAIATVRDGRLWKISGNPHDPLSRGRLCPRGTGGIGTNFDTDRLRAPLVRVGPRGEERWQEVTWDEAIQHIADRMAKIKTDYGPEAMAFFSHGIGGNFLKHTMAAFGSPNTAAPSFAQCRGPRDVGFELTFGDQPGSPERTDIENARCLVLIGSHLGENMHNTQVQEFAAAVDRGATVIVVDPRFSVAASKAKHYLPIKPGTDLALVLAWMHTLVAEKLYDASYVEQYGHGFDQFREAIADNTPEWAAAITGLSPEAIRETAREMGRHRPATLVHPGRRANWYGDDAQRSRAVALLNALLGSWGRKGGFYTPAIMPIPDYPYPDYPTPGRPKVDNPGHRYPFATEAITTGIRNATITGEPYPIKGWLVYATNLLQSLPSKDETLRAIQNLDLLVVVDLVPSEIAGWADVVLPEAGYLERYDDLHVGPFKRPFVGLRQPVVDPPHGQKPNWWIAKRLAEKLGLGAYFPWDHIEQYLRYRVEEAGLNWEELKAKGVIVGEEEPLYFEDGAAAEFDTPSTKIEFYSDQLATAGFDPVPRFTPPQEPPAGSYRLLFGRSPVHTFASTQTNPLLMDLVGENVLWLNQAEARRLGIANSAVVRLRNQDGVLSEPIRVKVTQRIRPDCVYMVHGFGTTAKGMTRAFGRGASTAQLVTRYATDPLMGGTAVNVNFVTIEPSQGGN
- a CDS encoding 4Fe-4S dicluster domain-containing protein, with product MRYAMAIDTRLCVGCMNCVVACKNENQVPEGYCRDWITETVRGEFPDLRLEIRSERCNHCDRPPCVSCCPTGASYRREDGIVLVDKSKCIGCKACMAACPYDARFVHPDGYISKCTFCHHLVDQGQDPACVSSCPTRCMHFGDVDDPDSAISRLLRRRAHHTLLPDTGCGPHCFFLV
- the extI gene encoding selenite/tellurite reduction operon porin ExtI: MTSTLRSLTVLTFAFWLVGTSTAQAQVEINANMLTLRIQLTGQLLAEHTDYGGGKDALDDRTDLRFARFRITFTGMYDDTYGFHLNTQSALGTTKAGITGHTVAAQQTDANDGNIRLHDAYFIANFNDHLNFKIGLTKIPMTRGNLDGCFDPLGIDRSLFAFTGYGTVPMKASRDMGVSLWGKAAGGRSVYQIAVFQGREGFARSTHPFTGATVTSTPTPSNSLFYVGRVHYSFLEIESESSGYEGSYLGDLKVLTIGGGFGYEADAIYKNVTAAGVIQNDETVDHKAYTVDLMFEYPTKAGTYTVTSAYLKKHFDDVHKTNLSGGDRITTYGGLNGQKEGWHVRAGYLLPVKVGKEGKVQPYGYYEKFDLAAITGVNEQTITQKAAGVNWYIRGQNVRFTAEYQRNEFAKPQGFQGGRLNASSQPIDLFSKNSSFRTMFQVAF
- the nrfD gene encoding NrfD/PsrC family molybdoenzyme membrane anchor subunit, producing MMEFSSTRNNPLVDPHLGVWSWEIPIYLFLGGIVAGLMILGGLALLRVARGDDSRTFYSWQAPLLGFALMNVGMLALLLDLTHRLYVWRLYTTFQPASPMSWGAWILILVYVVLLASAVIRLHESWPWLGQEFPVLQRWSNTFTAAPRRLAALGWANLLVGAALGIYTGILLNTMVARPLWNSAILAPLFLVSGLSTGAAALHLLEPLQRRLAALRWPAPGRLPGLLQQVGPNPPGHGASTSLVRLDQVFVVIELTIIILLIIDLSTGSISKVGAASLIVSGPYALAFWVGVVALGLVVPLAWQAMMLVRPSAQSVVPALLVLAGGYTLRWVIVNAGQLSAFVPTVVSAR
- a CDS encoding SRPBCC family protein, producing the protein MRRFVKETRIAAPPAKVFGFHESPEALTSLIPPWESMRVAESSGSLVPGSRVVLKGRVAGIIPVRWVAVHTAYVPPHLFADRQESGPFAMWEHRHEFLDDGAGGTILRDEVDYALPLGGLGQWMAGGFVERQIARMFAYRHETTKRIVESGG
- a CDS encoding type II toxin-antitoxin system VapC family toxin codes for the protein MAERRHPRGLIDTSVVIDLEQIVADALPLELAVSAVTMAELAAGPHATADPAERARRQDRLQRSEATFEPLPMDAEVARAYGRIYAAVTASGRKARGRRAVDLFIAATAVAAGLPLYTRNPDDFVGLSDLLDIVVV
- a CDS encoding 2-oxoacid:ferredoxin oxidoreductase subunit beta, whose protein sequence is MTYIAKPKVHHPSLKKNEIGLTRRDYEGAITTLCAGCGHDSITAAVIQAFWELSIPPHKVAKLSGIGCSSKTPAYFLREAHGFNSVHGRMPAVATGANAANGDLIMIGVSGDGDSLSIGLGQLCHAIRRNLNMLYMLENNGVYGLTKGQFSASADPGSTAKKGEANQMQAIDSALLALTLGATFVARSFSGDKAQLVPIIQAGLAHRGFAFIDIISPCVTFNDHDGSTKSYAYTREHTVEVVQADFVPPAEEISAEYQEGSLKNVMMHDGSWVKFRKLAKDYDPTNRDAAYAHIRDHQRKGEVVTGLLYISPDSKDVHDQNETVPGSLYNLPHAQLCPGNDALQKLMGQFR